One part of the Epinephelus fuscoguttatus linkage group LG12, E.fuscoguttatus.final_Chr_v1 genome encodes these proteins:
- the LOC125898671 gene encoding CLOCK-interacting pacemaker-like, with translation MPKEQGHLGECAARSTSKNAKDKSNSATLRACQSGSHRGQSRMGDMSNCMLSCDSEKDSEKDSGYSEAASDSVHTDVDDQRSSVSEPHRKSSRSSSNNSVNAAGCNMAPYEELTPIYVIKNLVVKPSRPEQLLHGPSLAWGGGWHSLTNAKAPTQLLLIQQPTMPAPSSSTPTPSSSLASPKSQVIKGGSRSNQNHSSKNSYLPILNSYPRIAPHPRKESHEAKSAKWVEGIKESGSEGQSQSKRVCTEEEKREAVSTTSHLLKPQQQHQKEGRVDPHSKYKGRGGHSSFPSSSHGSLLSHASSTTQHKSHHSQQNSSSDSMGSPSVSSSQTHSPPSSSDSPPSVSPSSSSPFSSKAHSPYCPAPDSSSSRHQRFLNTAEILNQSGLLAITLRTKELLKQNTATEREIAQLRQHTSLLCQVAQATQNRCNEGSDSLDKLLLTMTESGSYPDLDVSQLKVLSSSSHQSKTGSEKDKEKDNNIRSTKTHSNPPQGRSLHNIDDGTSPPSPLFAPSPDTEDRQHGEGSLDPMPTSPGVSFSRSVLEQGSKKGVMAKDLSDLAMLPESSTHNNYLF, from the exons ATGCCGAAGGAACAGGGGCATTTGGGGGAGTGCGCTGCACGTAGCACCTCAAAGAACGCCAAAGATAAGAGTAACAGTGCCACACTGCGGGCGTGCCAGAGTGGCTCCCACAGGGGACAATCCAGAATGGGTGACATGAGCAACTGCATGCTGAGCTGTGACTCAGAGAAGGACTCTGAAAAAGACTCAGGATACTCAG AGGCTGCCTCTGACTCTGTGCACACTGATGTAGATGACCAGCGCAGCAGTGTGAGCGAACCTCACAGGAAAAGCAGCAGAAGCTCCAGTAACAACAGTGTGAATGCTGCTGGCTGCAATATGGCTCCTTATGAGGAGCTCACCCCCATTTATGTCATCAAAAACCTGGTGGTCAAGCCG TCTAGACCGGAGCAGCTACTCCATGGCCCCTCCCTGGCTTGGGGTGGAGGTTGGCACAGCCTTACCAATGCCAAAGCACCCACCCAGCTCTTACTAATCCAACAGCCAACGATGCCTGCCCCTTCCTCCTCTACCCCGACACCTTCATCCAGTCTTGCTTCACCAAAAAGTCAAGTTATTAAAGGAGGCAGCCGCAGCAACCAGAACCACAGCAGCAAGAACTCATACCTGCCCATCCTAAACTCTTACCCACGCATTGCCCCTCACCCTAGGAAGGAGAGCCATGAGGCCAAGAGTGCCAAATGGGTGGAGGGGATTAAGGAGAGTGGCAGTGAAGGCCAGAGTCAGAGCAAGAGAGTGTGCActgaggaagagaagagagaggctGTATCCACCACCAGCCACCTTCTGAAGCCCCAGCAACAGCATCAGAAAGAGGGGAGAGTCGATCCACATTCCAAGTATAAAGGCAGAGGAGGGCACAGCTCCTTCCCCAGCTCATCTCATGGCTCGCTGCTCAGCCATGCCTCCTCTACCACCCAACACAAGTCCCACCACAGCCAACAAAACTCCAGCTCTGACAGTATGGGCTCACCTTCCGTCTCCAGCTCCCAGACCCACTCACCACCTTCTTCTTCTGATTCCCCCCCATCcgtctctccttcctcttcatctCCCTTTTCCTCCAAGGCTCACAGCCCATATTGCCCGGCTCCAGATAGCTCGTCGTCACGCCATCAACGTTTCCTCAACACAGCTGAGATCCTGAACCAGTCGGGCCTGTTGGCCATCACATTACGCACCAAGGAGCTGCTGAAGCAGAACACTGCCACCGAGAGAGAAATTGCCCAGCTCCGTCAGCACACCAGTCTCCTCTGCCAGGTAGCCCAGGCGACCCAGAACAGGTGCAATGAAGGTTCAGACAGCCTTGACAAACTCCTTCTGACCATGACTGAGTCAGGTTCTTACCCAGACTTAGATGTAAGTCAACTGAAAgtgctcagcagcagcagccatcagAGCAAGACTGGAagtgagaaagacaaagagaaggaTAACAACATAAGAAGCACTAAGACACACAGCAACCCACCTCAGGGGCGGTCTTTACACAACATAGATGATGGAACATCGCCCCCCTCACCGCTGTTTGCTCCCTCGCCAGACACAGAAGACAGACAGCATGGTGAAGGTTCTCTGGACCCAATGCCCACCTCCCCCGGTGTTTCTTTTTCCAGGTCTGTCCTTGAGCAGGGATCCAAAAAAGGAGTTATGGCCAAGGACTTGAGTGATCTCGCTATGTTGCCAGAGAGCTCAACACACAATAATTATCTCTTTTAG